Proteins encoded within one genomic window of Streptomyces taklimakanensis:
- a CDS encoding LacI family DNA-binding transcriptional regulator codes for MAVTLADVAARAGVSAATVSRVLSGNYPVAGATRSRVLRAVEELEYVVNGPASALAAATSDLVGVLVNDIADPFFGIMASAVQSEMGPEKAGGKLAVVCNTGGSPQRELTYLTLLQRQRAAAVVLTGSAVEDPEHTAALATRLRRLAAAGTRVVLCGRPPLPEADGEGADGPGTAAPGAPDSTADAPLTVAFDNRGGARRLTGHLLSLGHRRVGYVAGPAERTTTRHRLEGHRSALADHAPELLADVERLTVHGAYDRSSGYDGALELLRREPGLTAVLAANDTVALGVCAALRDRGLRIPEDVSVAGFDDLPFSADAAPALTTVRIPLHEAGARAGRLALGRESAPPGCVATVRTELMARASTAPPRAGGAN; via the coding sequence ATGGCAGTGACGCTGGCGGATGTGGCGGCCCGGGCGGGGGTCTCGGCGGCCACCGTCTCGCGCGTGCTCAGCGGCAACTACCCGGTGGCCGGGGCGACCCGGAGCCGGGTACTGCGCGCGGTCGAGGAACTGGAGTACGTCGTCAACGGGCCCGCCAGCGCGCTGGCCGCCGCGACCTCCGACCTCGTCGGCGTCCTCGTCAACGACATCGCCGACCCGTTCTTCGGCATCATGGCAAGCGCCGTCCAGTCGGAGATGGGACCGGAGAAGGCGGGCGGGAAACTGGCCGTCGTCTGCAACACCGGCGGCTCCCCGCAACGCGAGCTGACCTACCTCACCCTCCTCCAGCGCCAGCGCGCCGCCGCCGTCGTCCTCACCGGCAGCGCCGTGGAGGACCCCGAACACACCGCCGCGCTGGCCACCCGGCTGCGCCGACTGGCCGCCGCGGGCACCCGGGTGGTGCTGTGCGGCAGACCCCCGCTGCCGGAGGCGGACGGGGAGGGGGCCGACGGGCCGGGGACCGCGGCTCCGGGCGCCCCCGACTCCACCGCCGACGCACCGCTGACCGTGGCCTTCGACAACCGCGGCGGCGCCCGTCGGCTGACCGGGCACCTCCTCTCCCTCGGCCACCGCCGTGTCGGCTACGTCGCCGGACCGGCCGAGCGCACCACCACCCGACACCGGCTGGAGGGCCACCGGTCGGCACTGGCCGACCACGCCCCGGAGCTGCTCGCCGACGTCGAGCGCCTCACCGTGCACGGCGCCTACGACCGCTCCTCGGGCTACGACGGGGCCCTGGAACTGCTGCGCCGCGAGCCCGGGCTGACGGCCGTGCTGGCCGCCAACGACACCGTCGCCCTGGGCGTCTGCGCGGCCCTGCGCGACCGGGGTCTGCGCATCCCCGAGGACGTCTCGGTGGCGGGCTTCGACGACCTGCCGTTCAGCGCGGACGCCGCCCCCGCCCTGACCACCGTCCGCATCCCGCTCCACGAGGCGGGCGCCCGCGCCGGACGACTGGCCCTGGGCCGGGAGTCGGCGCCCCCCGGCTGCGTGGCGACCGTCCGCACCGAGCTGATGGCCCGCGCCTCCACCGCGCCCCCGCGCGCCGGCGGCGCGAACTGA
- a CDS encoding Gfo/Idh/MocA family protein, with protein sequence MTRRVVRIAMNGVTGRMGYRQHLVRSILAIREQGGLDLGDGDVLWPEPILVGRREHALKALAERHGLDPAAVSCDLDAVLADESVEIYFDAQVTSAREAAIRKAIAAGKHIYTEKPTATGLEGALELARLARDAGVKHGVVQDKLFLPGLLKLKRLIDGGFFGRILSVRGEFGYWVFEGDWQSAQRPSWNYRAEDGGGIVVDMFPHWEYVLHELFGPVRTVQAVTATHIPQRWDEQGKPYDATADDAAYGIFQLDGGIVAQINSSWAVRVNRDELVEFQVDGTEGSAVAGLRTCRVQHRSTTPKPVWNPDLPVTESFRDQWQEVPDNLGEGGEFDNGFKAQWELFLRHVVSDEPYTWDLLAGARGVQLAELGLASAAEGRRLDVPELGL encoded by the coding sequence ATGACACGCAGGGTCGTACGGATCGCCATGAACGGCGTCACCGGCCGGATGGGGTACCGCCAGCATCTGGTCCGCTCCATCCTGGCCATCCGCGAGCAAGGCGGACTGGACCTCGGCGACGGCGACGTGCTGTGGCCCGAGCCGATCCTCGTCGGCCGCCGCGAGCACGCACTGAAAGCGCTGGCCGAGCGCCACGGCCTCGACCCCGCCGCGGTGAGCTGCGACCTCGACGCCGTCCTGGCCGACGAGAGCGTCGAGATCTACTTCGACGCCCAGGTCACCTCCGCCCGCGAGGCCGCCATCCGCAAGGCGATCGCGGCCGGCAAGCACATCTACACCGAGAAGCCCACCGCCACCGGTCTGGAAGGGGCCCTGGAGCTGGCCCGACTCGCCCGTGACGCGGGCGTCAAGCACGGCGTCGTCCAGGACAAGCTGTTCCTGCCGGGCCTGCTCAAGCTCAAGCGGCTGATCGACGGCGGCTTCTTCGGTCGGATCCTGTCGGTCCGGGGCGAGTTCGGCTACTGGGTCTTCGAGGGCGACTGGCAGTCCGCCCAGCGCCCCTCGTGGAACTACCGCGCCGAGGACGGCGGCGGCATCGTCGTCGACATGTTCCCGCACTGGGAGTACGTGCTGCACGAGCTGTTCGGCCCGGTGCGCACCGTCCAGGCCGTCACCGCCACCCACATCCCGCAGCGCTGGGACGAGCAGGGCAAGCCCTACGACGCGACCGCCGACGACGCCGCGTACGGCATCTTCCAGCTCGACGGGGGGATCGTCGCCCAGATCAACTCCTCCTGGGCCGTCCGGGTCAACCGCGACGAACTGGTGGAGTTCCAGGTCGACGGCACCGAGGGCTCGGCCGTCGCGGGGCTGCGGACCTGCCGCGTCCAGCACCGCTCGACCACCCCGAAGCCGGTGTGGAACCCCGATCTGCCGGTCACCGAGTCCTTCCGCGACCAGTGGCAGGAGGTGCCGGACAACCTCGGGGAGGGCGGCGAGTTCGACAACGGGTTCAAGGCCCAGTGGGAGCTGTTCCTGCGCCACGTCGTCTCGGACGAGCCCTACACCTGGGACCTGCTGGCCGGCGCCCGCGGTGTCCAGCTCGCCGAACTGGGCCTGGCCTCGGCCGCCGAGGGCCGCCGCCTCGACGTCCCGGAGCTGGGCCTGTGA
- a CDS encoding sugar phosphate isomerase/epimerase family protein, whose translation MSTTTGDLARFSINQETVRQLPLPELVAACGDLGVTGVGLWRAPVQEYGVEATARLVRDAGLTVTSLCRGGFLTASDPDGRATALDDNRAAIDEAAGIGTDTLVLVCGGLPPGDRDLGGARERIADALGELSPYAAERGVRLAIEPLHPMFASDRCVVSTLGQALDLAERFPAERVGVVVDTYHVWWDDRAPEQIARAGEGGRIAAFQLADWCTPLPAGVLLGRGQLGDGSVDFRHWRELVTRAGYGGWTEVEIFNEALWARDGREALAETVERYRAHVL comes from the coding sequence ATGAGCACCACCACGGGCGACCTGGCGCGCTTCTCCATCAACCAGGAGACCGTCAGACAACTCCCCCTGCCCGAGCTGGTCGCGGCCTGCGGCGACCTGGGCGTCACGGGTGTCGGTCTGTGGCGGGCCCCCGTCCAGGAGTACGGGGTGGAGGCCACGGCCCGCCTGGTGCGGGACGCGGGCCTGACCGTCACCAGCCTGTGCCGCGGCGGTTTCCTCACCGCCTCCGACCCGGACGGCAGGGCGACGGCGCTGGACGACAACCGGGCGGCGATCGACGAGGCGGCCGGCATCGGCACCGACACCCTGGTGCTGGTCTGCGGCGGCCTGCCGCCCGGCGACCGGGACCTGGGCGGCGCCCGGGAGCGGATCGCCGACGCGCTGGGCGAGCTGTCGCCGTACGCGGCCGAGCGCGGGGTGCGGCTGGCGATCGAGCCGCTGCACCCGATGTTCGCCTCGGACCGCTGTGTGGTCTCCACCCTCGGGCAGGCCCTCGACCTGGCCGAGCGCTTCCCGGCCGAACGGGTCGGCGTCGTCGTGGACACCTACCACGTCTGGTGGGACGACCGGGCTCCCGAACAGATCGCGCGGGCCGGCGAGGGCGGACGCATCGCCGCCTTCCAGCTCGCCGACTGGTGCACCCCGCTCCCGGCGGGCGTGCTGCTGGGCCGCGGGCAGCTCGGGGACGGCTCGGTCGACTTCCGCCACTGGCGGGAGCTGGTGACCCGGGCCGGATACGGGGGATGGACGGAGGTGGAGATCTTCAACGAGGCCCTGTGGGCCCGCGACGGCCGCGAGGCCCTGGCCGAGACCGTGGAGCGTTACCGCGCCCACGTGCTGTGA
- a CDS encoding S28 family serine protease — translation MRKALGALLTLVVLVGTVGAAGASPRATSVGGGAAKTGGADVGERIAAIPGMRLIEEKPVEGYRFFVLDYRQPVDHRKPREGTFRQRLTVLHKGEDRPTVFHTSGYGLNTAPARSEPTRMIDGNQVSLEHRFFAPSRPEPADWSKLDIRQAADDQHRVFRALHRIYGAEWISTGASKGGMTATYYRRFHPNDMDGTVAYVAPNDVNDREDSAYDEFFATVSTAECRERLNAAQREVFVRRAEIVDRYEAWAAAEGRTFEVVGSADRAFENVGLDLVWAWWQYGSGSDCDEVPPVDASTDELYDFVDRVSGFSFYTDQGLEYYTPYFHQAGTELGSPSFATPHLEGLLRHPGIYEPRTYVPRDIPMSFDSKAMRDVDRWVRGDCERMLFVYGENDPWGAEPFRPGRGSEDCHVLTAPGADHGANIAALEADDRAVATDALLRWAGEDGEAAERKAAPLAPYDARLDRAEPAERWTLRP, via the coding sequence ATGCGCAAGGCGCTCGGAGCGCTGTTGACGCTGGTGGTGCTGGTCGGCACGGTGGGGGCCGCCGGCGCGTCGCCGAGAGCCACCTCGGTCGGGGGCGGGGCGGCGAAGACCGGCGGAGCCGACGTGGGGGAGCGCATCGCCGCGATACCGGGGATGCGACTGATCGAGGAGAAGCCGGTCGAGGGGTACCGCTTCTTCGTGCTGGACTACCGCCAGCCCGTCGATCACCGCAAGCCCCGGGAGGGGACCTTCCGGCAGCGTCTGACGGTGTTGCACAAGGGCGAGGACCGGCCCACCGTCTTCCACACCTCCGGCTACGGGCTGAACACCGCCCCCGCGCGCAGCGAGCCGACGAGGATGATCGACGGCAATCAGGTCTCCCTGGAACACCGCTTCTTCGCCCCGTCGCGGCCCGAGCCCGCCGACTGGTCGAAGCTCGACATCCGGCAGGCCGCCGACGACCAGCACCGCGTCTTCCGCGCGCTGCACCGGATCTACGGTGCGGAGTGGATCTCCACCGGTGCCAGCAAGGGCGGGATGACGGCCACCTACTACCGGCGCTTCCACCCGAACGACATGGACGGCACGGTCGCCTACGTCGCGCCCAACGACGTGAACGACAGGGAGGACTCGGCCTACGACGAGTTCTTCGCCACCGTCTCCACCGCCGAGTGCCGCGAGCGGCTGAACGCCGCGCAGCGCGAGGTGTTCGTGCGCCGCGCCGAGATCGTCGACCGCTACGAGGCCTGGGCGGCGGCGGAGGGCCGCACCTTCGAGGTCGTCGGCAGCGCCGACCGGGCCTTCGAGAACGTCGGCCTGGACCTGGTGTGGGCCTGGTGGCAGTACGGCTCGGGCTCCGACTGCGACGAGGTGCCCCCGGTGGACGCGAGCACCGACGAGCTCTACGACTTCGTCGACCGGGTGTCGGGCTTCTCCTTCTACACCGACCAGGGTCTGGAGTACTACACGCCGTACTTCCACCAGGCCGGCACCGAGCTGGGCTCGCCGTCGTTCGCCACCCCGCACCTGGAGGGTCTGCTGCGCCACCCGGGCATCTACGAGCCGCGCACCTACGTCCCGCGCGACATCCCGATGAGCTTCGACAGCAAGGCGATGCGCGACGTCGACAGGTGGGTGCGCGGGGACTGCGAGCGGATGCTGTTCGTCTACGGCGAGAACGACCCGTGGGGGGCGGAGCCCTTCCGCCCGGGACGGGGCAGCGAGGACTGCCACGTCCTCACCGCGCCCGGCGCCGACCACGGCGCGAACATCGCCGCGCTGGAGGCCGACGACCGGGCCGTGGCCACCGACGCCCTGCTGCGGTGGGCCGGTGAAGACGGCGAGGCGGCGGAGCGGAAGGCGGCGCCGCTCGCGCCGTACGACGCGCGGCTCGACCGTGCCGAGCCGGCCGAGCGGTGGACGCTGCGCCCGTGA
- a CDS encoding ATP-dependent RecD-like DNA helicase: MSFRPAVLEGVLERITYANEENGYTVARVDPGRGGGELLTVVGSLLGAQVGESLRMEGRWGSHPQYGRQFHVDNYTTVLPATVQGIRRYLGSGLIKGIGPRIAERIVDHFGLRTLDVIESEPERLIEVPGLGPKRTKLIGAAWEEQKAIKEVMVFLQGVGVSTSIAVRIYKKYGDASISVVRNQPYRLAADVWGIGFLTADRIAQAVGIPHDSPDRVKAGLQYALSQSADQGHCYLPEERLIADTVKLLQVDTGLVIECLGELAGEEEGVVREPVPDPQRPGETVTAVYLVPFHRAELSLAAQLLRLLRTEEDRIPAFRNVDWEVALSWLARRTGAELASEQRDAVRLALTEKVAVLTGGPGCGKSFTVRSVVELARAKGAKVVLAAPTGRAAKRLSELTGAEASTVHRLLELKPGGDAAYDRERPLEADLVVVDEASMLDLLLANKLIKAVPPGAHLLLVGDVDQLPSVGAGEVLRDLLAEGGPIPSVRLTRIFRQAQQSGVVTNAHRINAGQPPITRGLSDFFLFVEDDTEEAGRLTVDVATRRIPAKFGLDPRRDVQVLAPMHRGPAGAGTLNGLLQQAITPARPDVPEKRFGGRVFRVGDKVTQIRNNYEKGANGVFNGTVGVVTALDVDEQRLTVRTDEDEEVGYDFDELDELAHAYAVTIHRSQGSEYPAVVVPVTTGAWMMLQRNLLYTAVTRAKRLVVLVGSRRALGQAVRTVSAGRRCTALDHRLRGTPHPA; this comes from the coding sequence ATGTCGTTCCGACCCGCCGTGCTCGAGGGCGTCCTCGAGCGCATCACCTACGCCAACGAGGAAAACGGCTACACCGTCGCCCGCGTCGACCCCGGACGCGGCGGCGGCGAGCTGCTCACCGTCGTCGGCTCGCTGCTGGGCGCGCAGGTCGGGGAGTCGCTGCGGATGGAGGGCCGCTGGGGCTCCCACCCGCAGTACGGCAGACAGTTCCACGTGGACAACTACACGACGGTGCTGCCCGCCACCGTCCAGGGCATCCGGCGCTACCTGGGCTCCGGGCTGATCAAGGGCATCGGGCCGCGGATCGCCGAACGGATCGTGGACCACTTCGGGCTCCGGACGCTGGACGTCATCGAGTCCGAGCCGGAGCGGCTGATCGAGGTGCCCGGCCTCGGCCCGAAGCGGACGAAGCTGATCGGGGCCGCCTGGGAGGAGCAGAAGGCCATCAAGGAGGTGATGGTCTTCCTCCAGGGGGTGGGGGTCTCCACCTCGATCGCGGTGCGCATCTACAAGAAGTACGGCGACGCCTCGATCTCGGTGGTGCGGAACCAGCCCTACCGACTGGCCGCCGACGTGTGGGGCATCGGTTTCCTCACCGCCGACCGGATCGCCCAGGCCGTCGGCATCCCCCACGACAGTCCGGACCGGGTCAAGGCCGGCCTCCAGTACGCGCTGTCGCAGTCGGCCGACCAGGGGCACTGCTACCTGCCCGAGGAGCGGCTGATCGCCGACACCGTGAAGCTGCTGCAGGTGGACACCGGCCTGGTCATCGAGTGCCTGGGGGAGCTGGCGGGCGAGGAGGAGGGAGTGGTGCGCGAGCCCGTCCCCGACCCGCAGCGCCCGGGGGAGACGGTCACGGCGGTCTACCTGGTGCCCTTCCACCGGGCCGAGCTGTCGCTGGCGGCCCAGCTGCTGCGGCTGCTGCGCACCGAGGAGGACCGCATCCCCGCCTTCCGGAACGTCGACTGGGAGGTGGCCCTGTCCTGGCTGGCGCGGCGCACCGGCGCCGAGCTGGCCTCCGAACAGCGGGACGCGGTGCGGCTGGCGCTCACCGAGAAGGTCGCGGTGCTCACCGGCGGCCCCGGCTGCGGCAAGTCCTTCACCGTGCGGTCGGTGGTGGAGCTGGCCCGCGCCAAGGGGGCGAAGGTGGTGCTGGCCGCGCCGACGGGCCGGGCGGCCAAGCGGCTGTCGGAGCTGACCGGCGCCGAGGCCTCCACCGTGCACCGGCTGCTGGAGCTCAAGCCCGGCGGAGACGCCGCGTACGACCGCGAGCGCCCGCTGGAGGCCGACCTGGTCGTCGTGGACGAGGCGTCGATGCTCGATCTGCTGCTGGCCAACAAGCTGATCAAGGCCGTGCCGCCGGGGGCCCACCTGCTGCTGGTGGGGGACGTGGACCAGCTCCCCTCGGTGGGCGCGGGGGAGGTGCTGCGCGATCTGCTCGCCGAGGGCGGCCCGATCCCGTCCGTGCGGCTGACGCGGATCTTCCGGCAGGCCCAGCAGTCCGGGGTGGTGACCAACGCCCACCGCATCAACGCGGGACAGCCCCCGATCACCCGGGGCCTGTCGGACTTCTTCCTCTTCGTCGAGGACGACACCGAGGAGGCCGGGAGGCTCACCGTGGACGTGGCGACCCGGCGCATCCCCGCGAAGTTCGGCCTCGACCCGCGCCGTGACGTGCAGGTGCTCGCCCCGATGCACCGCGGCCCGGCCGGCGCGGGCACCCTGAACGGCCTGCTCCAGCAGGCCATCACCCCCGCCCGTCCGGACGTTCCGGAGAAGCGCTTCGGCGGGAGGGTTTTCCGGGTGGGTGACAAGGTGACTCAGATCCGCAACAACTACGAGAAGGGCGCCAACGGGGTCTTCAACGGCACGGTGGGCGTGGTGACCGCCCTGGACGTGGACGAACAGCGACTGACCGTGCGCACCGACGAGGACGAGGAGGTGGGGTACGACTTCGACGAACTGGACGAGCTCGCGCACGCCTACGCGGTGACGATCCACCGTTCCCAGGGCAGCGAGTACCCGGCGGTGGTCGTGCCGGTCACCACCGGGGCGTGGATGATGCTGCAGCGCAACCTGCTCTACACGGCCGTGACGAGGGCCAAACGCCTGGTGGTGTTGGTGGGCTCGCGCAGGGCGCTGGGGCAGGCCGTGCGGACGGTCTCCGCGGGGCGGCGCTGTACGGCTCTGGATCATCGATTGCGCGGCACGCCACACCCCGCGTAA
- a CDS encoding DUF993 family protein: MIRLPDAFGALREYTPRTESALPAAGGPPLVSRTVFSAAHVVADPFADVSPGDPAAVDWDATLAFRRHLWSHGLGVAEAMDTAQRGMGLDWPAAAELIRRSAAEAAACGGRIACGVGTDQLTGPAGSPDEVRAAYEEQLAVVEEAGAQAIVMASRALAALARGPEDYLELYGRLLRQASEPVILHWLGPMFDPALTGYWGSTDLDAATETFLAVIAEHPDKVDGVKISLLDAGREVELRRRLPNGVRCYTGDDFNYPELIAGDDPAAGGRFSHALLGIFDPLGPLAAEAVRVLDTGDPAGFRKLLDPTVELSRHLFRAPTRYYKTGVVFLAWLAGHQEHFAMVGGLQSARSLPHLARAYELADSLGLFPDPALAEARMRHLLAVYGVTA, translated from the coding sequence GTGATCCGCCTCCCCGACGCCTTTGGTGCGCTGCGCGAGTACACCCCCCGCACCGAGTCCGCCCTGCCCGCCGCCGGAGGCCCCCCGCTGGTCTCCCGCACGGTGTTCTCCGCCGCCCACGTCGTCGCCGACCCCTTCGCCGACGTCTCCCCGGGCGATCCGGCCGCCGTGGACTGGGACGCCACGCTCGCCTTCCGCCGGCACCTGTGGTCCCACGGGCTCGGCGTCGCCGAGGCCATGGACACCGCCCAGCGCGGCATGGGCCTGGACTGGCCCGCCGCCGCCGAACTGATCCGTCGCTCGGCCGCCGAGGCCGCCGCCTGCGGGGGCCGCATCGCCTGCGGGGTGGGCACCGACCAGCTCACCGGCCCCGCCGGCTCCCCGGACGAGGTCCGCGCGGCCTACGAGGAACAACTCGCCGTGGTGGAGGAGGCCGGCGCCCAGGCCATCGTGATGGCCTCCCGCGCCCTGGCCGCCCTCGCCCGGGGCCCCGAGGACTACCTGGAGCTCTACGGCCGGCTGCTGCGCCAGGCGTCCGAGCCGGTGATCCTGCACTGGCTGGGCCCGATGTTCGACCCGGCGCTGACCGGCTACTGGGGCAGCACGGACCTGGACGCCGCCACCGAGACCTTCCTCGCCGTCATCGCCGAGCACCCCGACAAGGTCGACGGCGTCAAGATCTCGCTGCTGGACGCGGGCCGCGAGGTCGAGCTGCGCCGCAGGCTCCCGAACGGCGTGCGCTGCTACACCGGTGACGACTTCAACTACCCCGAGCTGATCGCGGGCGACGACCCCGCGGCGGGAGGGCGCTTCAGCCACGCCCTGCTGGGCATCTTCGATCCGCTGGGCCCCCTGGCGGCCGAGGCGGTACGGGTGCTGGACACCGGTGACCCGGCCGGCTTCCGCAAGCTGCTGGACCCCACCGTGGAACTGTCCAGGCACCTGTTCCGGGCCCCCACCCGCTACTACAAGACCGGGGTGGTGTTCCTGGCCTGGCTGGCCGGCCACCAGGAGCACTTCGCCATGGTCGGCGGCCTCCAGTCCGCGCGCTCGCTGCCCCACCTGGCACGGGCGTACGAACTGGCCGACTCGCTCGGGCTCTTCCCCGACCCGGCGCTGGCCGAGGCGCGGATGCGGCACCTCTTGGCGGTGTACGGGGTGACGGCATGA